In a genomic window of Urocitellus parryii isolate mUroPar1 chromosome 2, mUroPar1.hap1, whole genome shotgun sequence:
- the LOC144253339 gene encoding sperm motility kinase 2B-like, with protein sequence MFSQSSESSESRVAALQVPGSCSVAAFLEHYEFLKVIGRGGYGQVSLALHRLSGAQVAVKALDLEVENIPAFNEPKIMMSLEHPNVVQLFHVIGTESTIYMVMEHVGGGRLLDHITRGMQVEEVRRVFRQILCAVGYLHDKGIVHRDLKPENIMLDTRGQVKLIDFGAATWFSAGEKLRRVWGTLPYLAPEGVLRQEYEGPPMDVWSLGVILYFMLTRSLPFDSTSSEDLLKRITHARYRVPDSVPVGARRLIHSILTVKPPKRPTVKQISRHPWLKQGGECVPQQSSEGLPKHPDPQIMALLVDNGLDPYQTWVSLAKRKFDAGMANYLILQHQESQGGECMFPAQPVPRRVRLSSCPAGLSRGPVLPRRSTSEPALGALPLPHKRRLPEEAEQPGQVGIRRASLPALPRDFQPAEAPPPDEASQSSSVSYLPSRWKRLVRLVETVRSSSAQDVSPEQPREPRKSWTRRIANCVQRLCCCCMPRVRVRNRVFPRVRRKSEPEPDQETFSGSEVEVES encoded by the coding sequence ATGTTTAGCCAGAGTAGTGAGAGTAGTGAGAGTAGAGTAGCAGCACTGCAGGTGCCAGGCTCCTGCAGCGTGGCAGCCTTCCTGGAGCACTATGAGTTCCTGAAGGTCATCGGGCGTGGTGGGTATGGCCAGGTGAGCCTAGCCCTCCATCGCCTCTcaggggcacaggtggcagtgaaaGCCCTGGATCTGGAAGTGGAGAACATTCCGGCCTTCAACGAACCCAAGATAATGATGAGTCTGGAGCACCCCAACGTGGTCCAGCTGTTTCACGTGATTGGCACCGAGAGCACCATCTACATGGTGATGGAGCACGTAGGTGGGGGACGACTGCTTGATCACATCACACGTGGCATGCAGGTGGAGGAGGTCCGGAGGGTTTTCAGGCAGATCCTGTGTGCGGTGGGCTACCTCCATGACAAGGGCATCGTGCACCGAGACCTGAAgccagagaacatcatgctggaTACCAGAGGCCAAGTCAAGCTGATCGACTTTGGTGCCGCCACGTGGTTCAGCGCTGGGGAGAAGCTGAGGCGGGTCTGGGGCACACTCCCATACCTTGCCCCTGAAGGTGTCTTGCGGCAAGAGTATGAGGGACCCCCGATGGACGTCTGGAGCCTGGGGGTCATCTTGTATTTTATGTTGACACGGAGCCTCCCATTTGACTCCACCTCCTCTGAGGACCTGCTGAAGCGGATCACTCACGCCAGGTACCGGGTCCCTGACTCAGTGCCTGTGGGAGCCCGAAGGCTCATCCACAGCATACTGACTGTGAAGCCCCCGAAGCGGCCCACAGTCAAGCAAATCTCTCGGCACCCATGGCTGAAGCAGGGTGGGGAGTGTGTACCCCAACAGAGTAGTGAGGGTCTTCCCAAACACCCAGacccccaaataatggcgctccTGGTTGACAATGGTCTCGATCCATACCAAACCTGGGTATCTCTGGCCAAGAGAAAGTTTGATGCAGGGATGGCCAACTACTTGATTCTGCAGCACCAGGAGAGCCAGGGGGGAGAGTGCATGTTCCCAGCGCAGCCTGTGCCTCGCAGGGTTCGGCTTTCCTCTTGTCCTGCGGGCCTTTCCCGGGGCCCTGTGCTCCCCAGGAGGAGCACGAGTGAGCCTGCCCTTGGAGCCTTGCCCTTGCCCCATAAGCGCCGGCTGCCTGAGGAAGCCGAACAGCCAGGGCAGGTGGGCATCAGAAGGGCCAGCCTGCCTGCTCTTCCTCGGGACTTCCAGCCTGCTGAGGCCCCGCCTCCTGACGAAGCCTCCCAGTCCAGCTCAGTGTCCTACTTGCCCAGCCGCTGGAAGCGCCTGGTCAGGTTAGTAGAGACAGTCCGCAGCAGTTCCGCCCAAGATGTATCCCCAGAGCAACCCCGAGAACCCAGGAAGAGCTGGACCAGGAGGATCGCTAACTGTGTCCAAAGACTGTGTTGTTGTTGCATGCCACGTGTCCGTGTCCGCAATAGAGTGTTTCCAAGGGTTCGCAGGAAAAGTGAGCCAGAGCCGGATCAGGAGACCTTTTCTGGCTCCGAGGTCGAAGTGGAGAGCTGA